A single genomic interval of Juglans regia cultivar Chandler chromosome 1, Walnut 2.0, whole genome shotgun sequence harbors:
- the LOC108992810 gene encoding probable pectate lyase P59, giving the protein MAVTKLRLVFFVSLAVLIPSLQANIGEFDEFWQKREVEAKKASLEAYQPNPEMVTEQFNSKVNDALKGTNSSRRHLGKYRGPCMATNPIDRCWRCRKNWAANRKRLAKCVLGFGRKTTGGLRGKFYVVTDSSDNNVMDPKPGTLRHAVIQKEPLWIIFERSMVIKLSQELLMTSDKTIDARGANVHIAYGAGISIFFVRNVIIHGLHIHDIVAAGGGMIRDSVEHIGVRTKSDGDGISVFGSSDIWLDHISMSNCQDGLIDVIQGSTAITISNGHFTRHNDVMLFGASDTYAGDSIMQITVAFNHFGRGLVQRMPRCRWGFFHVVNNDYTHWLMYAIGGSHNPTIISQGNRFIAPPNLAAKEVTKRDYNAPESEWKRWTWRSEGDLMMNGAFFVESGNPSKKRKFNRMDMIKAKPGTFVTRLTRFSGSLNCKPGRRC; this is encoded by the exons ATGGCGGTAACTAAGTTAAGGCTCGTTTTCTTCGTTTCCTTGGCTGTGTTAATTCCAAGCCTCCAGGCCAACATTGGTGAATTCGACGAGTTTTGGCAGAAACGAGAAGTGGAAGCGAAGAAGGCTTCCCTCGAGGCCTATCAACCGAACCCTGAAATGGTCACCGAGCAATTCAACTCAAAAGTTAACGA TGCCTTGAAGGGGACAAACAGCTCAAGGAGGCACTTGGGGAAATACAGAGGCCCATGCATGGCCACAAACCCAATTGATCGATGCTGGCGGTGCCGGAAAAACTGGGCTGCGAATCGCAAGAGGTTGGCGAAATGCGTCCTTGGATTCGGCCGCAAGACAACCGGAGGCCTGCGAGGCAAATTCTACGTTGTGACCGATTCCTCAGATAACAACGTGATGGACCCAAAGCCAGGTACTCTCCGACACGCCGTGATCCAGAAGGAGCCCTTGTGGATCATATTCGAGCGCAGCATGGTCATCAAGCTGTCCCAGGAGCTGTTGATGACCTCTGACAAGACAATCGACGCCCGTGGCGCCAACGTCCACATTGCCTATGGTGCTggtatttctatattttttgtcaGGAACGTGATTATTCATGGTCTTCACATACATGACATTGTTGCTGCCGGAGGTGGAATGATTAGAGACTCTGTGGAACATATTGGGGTTAGGACGAAGAGTGATGGAGATGGGATTTCTGTCTTTGGATCCTCAGATATTTGGCTCGATCATATTTCCATGTCCAATTGTCAGGATGGTCTTATTGATGTCATTCAGGGGTCCACGGCCATCACCATCTCAAACGGCCATTTCACCCGCCATAACGAt GTGATGTTGTTTGGCGCCAGTGATACCTATGCCGGTGATTCCATAATGCAAATCACGGTGGCTTTCAACCATTTCGGAAGGGGATTGGTGCAGAGGATGCCAAGGTGCAGATGGGGTTTCTTTCATGTTGTTAACAATGACTACACTCACTGGCTTATGTATGCCATTGGAGGTAGTCATAACCCCACCATTATAAGCCAGGGCAACCGCTTCATAGCTCCACCCAACCTTGCAGCAAAGGAG GTGACCAAGAGGGACTATAACGCCCCTGAGAGCGAATGGAAGCGCTGGACGTGGAGATCAGAAGGAGATCTTATGATGAATGGAGCCTTCTTTGTTGAGTCAGGAAACCCTAGCAAGAAGAGGAAATTCAACAGGATGGACATGATCAAGGCGAAGCCAGGGACATTTGTCACTAGGTTGACTCGCTTTTCAGGTTCACTTAACTGCAAGCCCGGCCgaagatgttaa
- the LOC108992811 gene encoding probable auxin efflux carrier component 8, with the protein MISLSDVYHVVAAAVPLYVVMIVAYISVKWWKLFTPDQCAGINKFVAKYSIPLLSFQVISANNPYKMNLQLIFADLLQKLLAFLVLTAITKVSSRGDLNWIITGISLSTLPNTLILGMPLLKAMYGEEAPALLSQIIVLQSLIWYNILLFLFELSAAKAAPVTPALEVPVDTEAPQEAQTKEEEEEREKKDEEEEEARTRTTTKTKTMLILLTVGKKLFRNPNTHATLTGLIWASIHFKWGVKMPEIVKQSILIISNGGLGMAMFSLGLFMASRASIIPCGTRLALVAMGMKFLVGPALMAVPSTAIGLRGKVLREAIVQAALPQGIVPFVFAKEYNVHPDILSTGVIFGIIISMPIALAYYFLLAL; encoded by the exons ATGATTTCTCTATCTGATGTTTATCATGTTGTGGCAGCAGCAGTTCCATTATATGTTGTCATGATAGTAGCCTACATCTCTGTGAAATGGTGGAAGCTTTTCACTCCAGATCAATGTGCAGGGATAAACAAGTTTGTGGCAAAATACTCAATTCCTCTATTATCGTTTCAAGTGATCTCTGCCAACAACCCCTACAAAATGAACCTTCAACTCATATTCGCAGACTTATTGCAGAAGCTACTTGCCTTTCTGGTATTGACAGCAATTACTAAAGTCAGCTCCCGAGGAGACTTGAATTGGATCATAACTGGCATCTCTCTGTCAACACTGCCTAACACACTAATCCTGGGAATGCCACTATTGAAAGCCATGTATGGGGAAGAAGCACCAGCACTCCTTTCCCAGATAATTGTCTTACAAAGCCTGATTTGGTACAATATATTGTTATTTCTGTTTGAGCTCAGTGCCGCAAAGGCAGCCCCTGTAACACCAGCATTAGAAGTCCCAG TTGATACAGAAGCCCCCCAGGAAGCACAAAcaaaagaggaagaggaagagagagagaaaaaagatgaggaagaggaggaagcaAGAACCAGAACAACAACGAAAACCAAAACTATGCTCATTCTTTTGACAGTGGGGAAGAAGCTTTTTAGAAACCCCAATACACATGCAACTTTAACAGGTCTCATTTGGGCAAGCATACACTTCAA GTGGGGAGTAAAAATGCCAGAAATTGTTAAGCAATCGATACTCATAATTTCAAATGGGGGACTTGGCATGGCAATGTTCAGCTTAG GTCTTTTCATGGCATCACGTGCTAGCATAATACCATGTGGAACCCGACTGGCATTGGTAGCAATGGGAATGAAGTTCTTGGTGGGGCCTGCCCTAATGGCAGTGCCTTCAACTGCCATTGGACTAAGGGGCAAAGTCCTTAGAGAGGCAATTGTGCAG GCAGCACTTCCTCAGGGAATTGTTCCATTTGTTTTTGCCAAAGAGTATAACGTACATCCCGACATATTGAGCACAGG ggtaatttttggcataataatTTCCATGCCAATAGCTTTAGCCTACTACTTCCTTCTAGCATTGTAA